A window of Dysidea avara chromosome 1, odDysAvar1.4, whole genome shotgun sequence genomic DNA:
cgtgtagACAAACCCCACAACGAGTTTCAtcttcattggagctcggacgacggagcaatcccaagttaaacacgagttgtcattttgtgccagggttctattggggaatatacggagaatttttttattaaaaaatctcggatactggaatgcctaccaaCAGATCCCTCAAGTCAACTTTGTGTGTACCGTTTCAAGGTAGTGCCCTTTGGAGCTACCAGCTCGCCATTCATGCTCAATGCAGTGCTTCAGTATCACCTCAGACAATATAGCACACCCGTATCACTCGATATGTGCTCCAACCTTTACGTCGACAACATCATTACTGGCTGTGATGTGGAGCAAGATGTGGTGAACTATTACCGAGAAGCAAGAGCCATCATGTGTGATGCCAGACTGAATCTCCGCAGCTGGTCCTCCAATAGTGTTGCACTGACCACAATAGCCACCAAGGATAACACTGCCGAGAAAGCCGTATCAGTTAATATCTTGGGACTTCGTTGGATCCCTGGGTCAGACAAGCTCCACCTGGCTGCTAAACCATCCATTCTAACTAATGACCACCTTGTGACCAAGCGGGAAATTTTACAAGATCTCTCTAAAGTATTCGACCCCTTGGGATTTGTGGCACCAGTAGTAATTCGTGCCAAGATGCTGATGCAGATACTGTGGCAACTTAAGGTCACATGGAATGAGCCACTACAAGAGAACATCCAAGCCCAATGGAAGGACATTGCTGGTGATCTTAAGACTGCAACAGCTTTCTCAGTAAGTAGATGTTACTTTATTGCATGCATGACATGTCCAGTTGTGCACTGTTTTGTTGATGCAAGCAAACATGCATATGGTGCAGTAGTATTCCTCACCCAGGGCAATGAAGTGTCATTTGTAGCAGCAAAAACCCGTGTGGCACCCTTGAAGACACTCACCATCCCACGCTTAGAGCTCATGGCAGCTCTGGTTGGCACTCGTGTGACACACTTTGTGAATGAGGCAATTCCTGTCTCTAATTCATTAGTTTTTATGTGGTCCGATAGTCAGATTGTGCTCCACTGGATCAAGAGCCAGAAGCCTCTTCGGTGTTCATACGGAACCGTACCACAGAAATTAATTCCTTATTACCAAGTGTCAATTGGAATTACTGCCCTACTGCCGATAACCAGGCTGATCTTCTCTCAAGGGGTACCACTTCCAAAGTGCTTATGTCATCACACCTATGGCAACATGGCCCCAAGTGGCTCACAACACCAGACTATTGGCCATCTCTTCAACCACCACATTTGCCACCAATGGTTTTGGCAGCAGCAGTGGCAACAGAGTTTGTGCCCATGAAGCAGGTACCACCAGATCTTGGGCTACACTGTGCCATCTCTATTGATCGCCATAGTTCTCTTACCAAGTTAGTGTCAGTCACTGCGTATGTCTACCGTTTTATAGATAATCTCAGAACACAACCGCAGCAGAGGTTGAGTGGACCAGTCAATGCAGAGGAACTTCAACGGGTGAGCATCAGGTGGATTAAGGATGCACAACAGTCCAACTACTGGAAGGAGATCAACAACCTCCAGATGACAACAAAGCAGCCTAAAACAGCTAGACTGTCACTTGTTCGACAACTACGGCTGTTCCTAGACTCAGATGGACTGCTACGCTGTGGTGGATGCATCCACAATGTTCCCGTTAGTGAGACTGCCAAGTTTCCTTTCCTGTTACCCCCAAAACATCCATTGTCAAGGCTGATCATCCTAGACATACACATCAAGCTATGTCACTCAGGCACCAATGCAACCCTAACTGGTTTACGTCAATCCTTCTGGATTCCTGCTGCACGCCAGTATGTCAAGTCCATCCTACATTACTGTGTCACATGCCACAAGGTGAATGGAAGACCATATGCTGCACCTGACCCCCTTCCTTTGCCTCAACTGAGAACACAGGACGTCCACCCATTCACATTTACAGGAGTGGATTTCACTGGGCCCCTGTATGTACAACAAAGCAAGGAGGAGGTCAAGGTATATCTGTGTCTCTTCACTTGTGCCACTACACGTGCCGTCCACCTGGAGATAGTCCAGGACTTGACAGCTGATACGTTCTTGATGGCTTTTCGTAAATTTGCAGGAAGAAGATCACTACCAACAATCATGATGTCAGACAATGGTTCAACCTACCTATCAGCGGCATCAGAGCTACGTTCCCTAATGGAATCACCAACAGTCAAGGAGGAACTTGGTAGAAGAAGTGTTTCATGGCGATTCATACCGAAGAGGGCCCCCTGGTTTGGGGGGGTTCTGGGAACGATTGATTGGCCTATCCAAGTCTGCAATAAAGAAGGTTCTAGGAAGGAGGCATGTCTCACTGCTAACCTTAGAGACTATAACTGTAGAAGTAGAGGCTACACTCAATGACGGGCCACTCACTTTTGTCTCTTCTGAATTAGGTGATCCAGAACCCTTGACGCCTGCTCACCTTCTACACGGCCGTAGAATCACTTGCCTACCACATCAGTTGGTGGAGATGGATGAACTTATAGACCCAAGCTACAGAGAGACTAGTCAACTTCAGAAGAAAGCCAAGGTCCAGGCAGCCATACTGAGAGATTTTCGCAAGAGGTGGTGTCATGAGTACTTAACAGCATTAAGGGAGTACCACAGGGCATCTGGGAACAACAAACAGAGTATAAGAGAAGGTGATGTAGTCGTTGTTCATGATGACACCCCTCGAGCAACTTGGAGAATGGCTGTAGTGACGGATTTGATTGCTGGAAGAGATGGGCTGATACGAGCTGCTGTAATACGCACTGCTAATGGGAACACGACCAGACCAATAACTAAGCTGTACCCATTAGAACTCAATGCAACAGAAGAGAAGGAACTAGGGGTGGAGAAGAGTCTTACTGCTACTACCAATTCAGATAACATTACTCCTGATCCAGACAACTCTGGGAGTGAGCACAGTCGCCCACAGCGAGCTTCTGCAAGAAAGGCCACAGATCAAGTGAAGGAATGGGTCAGATTTCTTTCTGCCCCCCCCAGAGGATGTCGTGGAGGAGGAACTGTAGAACCTTTACATACACCTATTATGTAACAATCTATATCCTCCAAATTTGTTGAGTCTGCTGTTAACATGGACACTGGTGCTCCAGCTCAATCCATCACTCAAGGTGCTGGTCCATCTAGTAATGCTTTAGACATTATAGATGAGATGGCAGATAGAGATCGAAGGAAAAATAACATTGTCGCATACAATTTCCCGGAGTCCACTGACCGAAACGTTGATATTCAATCATTTAAGGCCCTAAGTGACACAGTTTTCAAATTGGATCTGGATGTAACCAAGGCTATTCGTTTGGGACCAAAGATCCCTAATAAACACAGACCATTACTATTGACTGTTGAAGATGTTGACGACAAGACTTTCATGCTCTCTCATTCTCATTTTCTGAAGCGACACGAACAGTACAACAAAGTATACCTTGTCCCTGATAGAACAAGACTTGAACGTGCTAAGCACAAAAGGGTTGTTGACGAGTTAAAACAAAGGAAGGCCAATGGAGAAACTAATCTGATAATTCGTAATGGCATTATTTCACAGAGACAACCCCGTGTAAATATAATTGCTGAAACCACCAACACTCAGCAGGCTACTAATTGTTCCTGATAGAAGTCTTGCTGGTtcttcagtaatgataagtaaTACAATGTTAAGAACTTTGTATACAAACGCTGATCAGTTTTTAAATAAGCGTGATCTTCTTTCCGCTCAAATTACAGGTAGCCACCCCcctgacataattattattaccgaATTGCTTCCTAAATCACCAAATTCTACTGTTAGCTCAGCTCTACTGGCACTTCCTGGATATTCTCTTTACGTTAACTTTGATCCAAACACATATATCCCTGTCACCTCTCACATACGCGGAGTTGGAATATTTGTCTCTGAGAAGCTGCAGGCTCATCAAGTATTTTTTCACTCACCTGATCTTGAAGATCAAGTATGGGTTAGAATTCAACTTTGTGGATCTGATTCACTGTTAGTTGGCTGTCTGTATCGTAGTCCTACGGGTGATCTCAGTACTAGTGTTTCATCtctttgtaatttatttaccaAACTCGATAACTATTCTCACTTATTAGTATGTGGCGACCTCAACTTTAAAGAAGTAACTTGGTCAGACCTTTCAGGTTCAACTACTAATTCTCATATAGTACCTTTTCTCGACTCAGTAGATGATTTATTCTTGTTTCAGCATGTCAACAAGCCCACAAGAATTAGACAGGGTGATTCTCCAAGCCTACTCGATCTAGTATTCACAAACGAAGAGAATATGGTTACAAACTTGTTGCATCTTCCACCCTTGGGTAATAGCGACCACATTTGTATACAGTTTGATCTTTTGTGCTATTTGGAGCCGAAGAAGACTGACAACTTGAAATATAATACAAGAGCGGCAAATATTGATCTAATGAAGCAAACTCTTGGTGATGTTGACTGGGTATCCTTATTGGACCCCCTTGATATGAGCGATGCTTGGTTGCAATTTAGGTCAATCTTTCAGGATGCTCTTGACAATTGTGTTCCTACTTA
This region includes:
- the LOC136259706 gene encoding uncharacterized protein, which encodes MCSNLYVDNIITGCDVEQDVVNYYREARAIMCDARLNLRSWSSNSVALTTIATKDNTAEKAVSVNILGLRWIPGSDKLHLAAKPSILTNDHLVTKREILQDLSKVFDPLGFVAPVVIRAKMLMQILWQLKVTWNEPLQENIQAQWKDIAGDLKTATAFSVSRCYFIACMTCPVVHCFVDASKHAYGAVVFLTQGNEVSFVAAKTRVAPLKTLTIPRLELMAALVGTRVTHFVNESDCAPLDQEPEASSVFIRNRTTEINSLLPSVNWNYCPTADNQADLLSRGTTSKVLMSSHLWQHGPKWLTTPDYWPSLQPPHLPPMVLAAAVATEFVPMKQVPPDLGLHCAISIDRHSSLTKLVSVTAYVYRFIDNLRTQPQQRLSGPVNAEELQRVSIRWIKDAQQSNYWKEINNLQMTTKQPKTARLSLVRQLRLFLDSDGLLRCGGCIHNVPVSETAKFPFLLPPKHPLSRLIILDIHIKLCHSGTNATLTGLRQSFWIPAARQYVKSILHYCVTCHKVNGRPYAAPDPLPLPQLRTQDVHPFTFTGVDFTGPLYVQQSKEEVKVYLCLFTCATTRAVHLEIVQDLTADTFLMAFRKFAGRRSLPTIMMSDNGSTYLSAASELRSLMESPTVKEELGDPEPLTPAHLLHGRRITCLPHQLVEMDELIDPSYRETSQLQKKAKVQAAILRDFRKRWCHEYLTALREYHRASGNNKQSIREGDVVVVHDDTPRATWRMAVVTDLIAGRDGLIRAAVIRTANGNTTRPITKLYPLELNATEEKELGVEKSLTATTNSDNITPDPDNSGSEHSRPQRASARKATDQVKEWVRFLSAPPRGCRGGGTVEPLHTPIM